One Bacteroidota bacterium genomic region harbors:
- a CDS encoding flagellar basal body protein yields MRAPVEKGTENLMAMRLLETPAITVLRRAMDAYALRQRTTASNVANLDTPGYRRLDVQFEEALARARRRYKAGFSLQPPQATQARLEAAYEGPVLEDELMTLADTQMRVAVVVRALQHTFRSLRMAITGRTAG; encoded by the coding sequence TTGCGCGCCCCGGTGGAAAAGGGAACGGAGAACCTCATGGCCATGCGGCTTTTGGAAACTCCAGCGATTACGGTTCTGCGCCGCGCCATGGACGCCTATGCGCTGCGGCAGCGGACGACCGCTAGCAACGTGGCGAACCTTGACACCCCAGGCTACCGGCGGCTGGACGTCCAGTTTGAGGAGGCGCTTGCGCGCGCCCGGCGCCGCTACAAGGCCGGCTTTTCGCTACAACCCCCTCAAGCAACGCAAGCGCGGCTTGAGGCGGCCTACGAGGGTCCGGTCTTAGAAGATGAGCTCATGACGTTGGCCGATACGCAGATGCGCGTGGCGGTTGTGGTGCGCGCGTTGCAGCACACTTTTCGGAGCCTGCGCATGGCCATCACCGGGCGCACGGCCGGATGA
- the fliE gene encoding flagellar hook-basal body complex protein FliE encodes MLPLGRLPDALGSVRPPSEVPRSPRSAKEDFNALLGRTLGVVDAAQKQADEGVQAFVAGETEDLHEIMIQLEQAQVGLQLMIEIRNRIVETYQELMRMPL; translated from the coding sequence ATGCTGCCTCTAGGCCGATTGCCCGATGCCCTTGGATCCGTCCGCCCCCCCTCGGAGGTGCCCCGCAGCCCTAGAAGTGCGAAAGAGGACTTCAACGCGCTGCTGGGCCGGACGCTAGGCGTTGTTGATGCAGCCCAAAAGCAGGCCGACGAGGGGGTTCAGGCTTTCGTGGCGGGTGAAACGGAGGACTTGCACGAGATCATGATTCAGCTGGAGCAGGCGCAGGTGGGCCTACAGCTTATGATCGAGATCCGCAACCGGATCGTCGAGACCTATCAAGAGCTTATGCGGATGCCGCTATAA
- a CDS encoding HAMP domain-containing histidine kinase — MPHRIKPSAPEPSKPSWAIFEEHLEALRTLYGQALAERGRPLEQWTDYGPLLEVVLSLWERPARIVEESTGRIWLANRAAWSGEPLEGWRRCPLPPPLQGYAIEWHPEPSLLAAGDSHTLEMMSAVIAHRMRSVLTGIVGFASLIQQEAAGQPEIRDNVRHIAQGAVRLERMVQDLLQFSQPLLPRWRRVCARSLLCDLQEAFAYEYPQVQIELDADPVSVEADEALLRQAWIALLLNALEAAVQGTPRIRLRLRASPPELEVRNWGPVIPKALREKIFWPFFTTKAQNLGLGLAIARKIAHLHGASLDLLESDPDRGTAFRWRWA, encoded by the coding sequence GTGCCGCATCGCATCAAGCCGAGCGCTCCTGAGCCGAGCAAACCCTCTTGGGCGATTTTCGAGGAGCATCTAGAGGCCCTGCGCACGCTCTACGGCCAAGCGCTGGCCGAGCGAGGCCGGCCGCTGGAGCAGTGGACCGACTACGGGCCTCTGCTGGAGGTGGTTTTAAGCCTATGGGAGCGGCCTGCGCGGATCGTGGAGGAGTCCACAGGGCGCATTTGGCTCGCCAATCGGGCGGCCTGGAGCGGTGAGCCCCTTGAAGGATGGCGCCGGTGTCCCCTACCGCCTCCCCTACAGGGCTATGCGATCGAATGGCATCCGGAGCCTTCGCTGCTGGCCGCCGGGGATAGCCACACGCTGGAGATGATGAGCGCCGTGATCGCGCACCGGATGCGCAGCGTGCTGACCGGTATCGTGGGGTTTGCCTCACTCATCCAGCAAGAGGCGGCCGGACAGCCGGAGATCCGCGACAACGTGCGCCATATCGCACAAGGGGCTGTGCGGCTGGAGCGAATGGTGCAGGACCTGCTGCAATTCAGCCAACCTCTGCTGCCGCGCTGGCGTCGGGTCTGCGCCCGAAGCCTGCTCTGTGATCTGCAAGAGGCCTTCGCCTACGAGTACCCCCAGGTGCAGATCGAACTAGACGCCGATCCCGTAAGCGTAGAGGCCGATGAGGCCCTGTTGCGGCAGGCTTGGATCGCCCTGCTGCTCAACGCCCTTGAGGCGGCCGTTCAGGGCACCCCCCGGATTCGGTTGCGGCTCCGGGCGTCGCCCCCGGAACTGGAGGTCCGCAATTGGGGGCCTGTGATTCCGAAGGCGCTCCGGGAGAAAATCTTCTGGCCTTTTTTTACGACCAAAGCCCAGAATCTCGGTCTGGGCCTGGCGATCGCGCGCAAAATCGCCCATCTGCACGGGGCGAGCCTGGATCTACTCGAATCCGATCCCGATCGGGGAACAGCCTTCCGCTGGCGATGGGCTTAA
- the fliF gene encoding flagellar basal-body MS-ring/collar protein FliF has translation MGSWWEGLRRFWFSLTAAQRISLFGVSAIVLGGLIALALWASRPTYALLFSRLEAAEASRIVEELQKEKIPYRLRDGGSSIYVPSDRVYELRVRLAGKGLASGKSLGYELLDGNGLGMTDFMQRVNLKRAIEGELSRTISNLEQVEMARVHLVVPERAPFQAAQNVPSASVVVKLRPGMALSPAQIEGIAALVAGSVEGLTVENVTILDTRGNLLSNTAARNPEFSAASAQIKYQQELEAYLTQKGQSMLDNVLGRGNSLVRVSAEVDFTRLVQERDLIDPESQTVISEETLDEQREAPTGGATGANAGAGAQQRVANMVRNYELSRTRERIEHGVGQIKRLSVSVILNYRRLTTGDPNTGGVRYEPYSAQELESFADLVRKAVGFQSERGDELSIQQIRFDTSADEQLEKELQAWQRRQQQQQYLRYGLIALGLVLAFLLVLLLVRRLGQRVEPYPLSSGAPLPPGQTVNLLTGRPEPVLEGLESGDYELSEDMFIQRLSPEARARVRAKEKMMEEIRSFVEQEPDAATNLIRTWLVEDEVHAQRAR, from the coding sequence GTGGGAAGCTGGTGGGAAGGGCTACGCAGGTTTTGGTTTTCGCTGACCGCGGCTCAGCGTATTTCCCTGTTTGGGGTGAGTGCGATCGTCCTGGGGGGCCTGATCGCATTAGCCCTCTGGGCAAGTCGTCCGACGTATGCGCTGCTCTTTAGCCGGTTAGAAGCAGCTGAGGCGAGCCGAATTGTAGAGGAGCTGCAAAAGGAGAAAATCCCCTATCGGCTCCGCGATGGGGGGAGCAGCATCTACGTGCCGTCTGATCGGGTTTATGAGCTGCGCGTGCGGCTGGCCGGAAAAGGATTGGCCAGCGGCAAATCCTTGGGCTATGAGCTACTGGATGGAAACGGCCTGGGAATGACGGATTTCATGCAGCGCGTCAACCTTAAGCGGGCCATCGAGGGAGAGCTGTCTCGCACGATCTCCAACCTCGAGCAGGTCGAGATGGCCCGCGTGCACCTGGTTGTGCCGGAGCGCGCTCCTTTCCAGGCTGCCCAGAACGTCCCCTCCGCCTCCGTGGTGGTCAAGTTGCGGCCCGGAATGGCGCTTTCCCCGGCTCAAATTGAAGGAATCGCTGCGCTCGTAGCCGGAAGTGTCGAGGGGCTTACCGTGGAAAACGTCACGATCCTGGACACGCGGGGTAACCTGCTTTCCAACACCGCGGCCCGCAATCCGGAGTTCTCCGCGGCCTCAGCCCAGATCAAATACCAGCAGGAGCTAGAAGCCTATCTCACGCAGAAAGGGCAGTCTATGCTGGACAACGTTCTGGGCCGGGGCAACAGTCTTGTGCGCGTATCGGCTGAGGTGGATTTCACTCGGCTGGTCCAGGAGCGCGACCTGATCGACCCGGAATCCCAGACCGTGATCAGCGAGGAGACGCTCGATGAGCAGCGTGAGGCTCCGACAGGGGGGGCAACAGGGGCCAACGCCGGGGCTGGCGCGCAGCAACGTGTGGCCAATATGGTGCGCAACTACGAATTATCCCGCACGCGGGAGCGCATAGAGCACGGGGTGGGGCAGATCAAACGCCTGAGCGTCTCGGTGATCCTCAACTACCGCCGCCTCACCACAGGCGATCCCAACACGGGGGGCGTGCGCTACGAGCCTTACTCCGCCCAGGAACTGGAGAGCTTCGCCGACCTGGTGCGCAAGGCCGTGGGTTTTCAGAGCGAAAGGGGGGATGAGTTAAGTATCCAACAGATCCGATTCGATACCTCCGCAGATGAGCAGCTGGAGAAAGAGCTGCAGGCTTGGCAGCGTCGGCAGCAGCAGCAACAGTACCTGCGCTACGGGCTCATCGCCTTAGGACTTGTTTTGGCTTTTCTGCTCGTGTTGCTGCTGGTGCGTCGTCTGGGTCAGCGCGTGGAGCCGTATCCGCTCTCCAGCGGGGCGCCGCTTCCCCCGGGGCAGACGGTTAATCTGCTCACGGGCCGGCCTGAGCCCGTGCTAGAGGGTCTGGAGTCGGGGGACTATGAGCTAAGCGAGGATATGTTCATCCAGCGCCTTTCGCCCGAGGCCCGAGCTCGGGTGCGGGCTAAGGAGAAGATGATGGAGGAGATCCGCTCCTTTGTCGAACAAGAGCCGGATGCGGCCACGAATCTGATTCGGACCTGGCTGGTGGAGGATGAGGTCCATGCTCAACGTGCCCGCTAA
- the flgC gene encoding flagellar basal body rod protein FlgC has translation MKIGPFFQVFRTVARGLETFRQELSVVSENMANAQTTRTPQGGPYVPKRVLREAPEPLFWGAMRRVSLPVLVKNPQHRRAGELRLPEESPDLGPRSQVLPSPRFRPEYDPTHPDADANGLVWYPDVNVVEEMARMISANRLYEANLSVFSSVKEMIRKTLEI, from the coding sequence GTGAAGATCGGTCCTTTCTTTCAGGTTTTCCGCACGGTGGCGCGCGGTCTGGAGACGTTCCGCCAGGAGCTCTCCGTGGTTTCGGAGAACATGGCCAACGCGCAGACCACGCGCACCCCACAGGGTGGACCGTACGTACCCAAACGCGTGCTTCGCGAGGCTCCAGAGCCTCTTTTCTGGGGCGCTATGCGGCGCGTGTCGCTGCCCGTGTTGGTCAAAAACCCTCAGCATCGCCGCGCAGGCGAGCTGCGTCTGCCCGAAGAGAGCCCGGATCTGGGTCCTCGCTCCCAGGTGCTGCCTAGCCCTCGGTTTCGGCCGGAATACGATCCCACGCACCCGGATGCGGACGCCAATGGGCTGGTTTGGTATCCGGATGTCAACGTGGTGGAGGAAATGGCCCGCATGATCAGCGCCAACCGTCTCTATGAGGCCAATCTATCCGTGTTCAGTTCGGTCAAAGAAATGATCCGCAAGACGTTGGAGATTTAG
- a CDS encoding chemotaxis protein CheW, whose translation MYSATSGTSTMQLVSFAVGPENCALEILRVWEIHRVPEITPVPGAPPYVRGIINLRGTTIPILDLRLRMGLSDRDGDAREQRILVVESRGRIAGLLVDRVYQVVRVSSEQLERAANGREGFVQAVVKTENALLSLLNLEAVLGLREETPTPA comes from the coding sequence ATGTACTCCGCGACTTCCGGCACTTCCACGATGCAACTTGTAAGCTTCGCGGTCGGACCTGAGAACTGCGCGCTGGAGATCCTGCGCGTCTGGGAGATTCACCGGGTGCCGGAGATCACGCCGGTGCCCGGCGCCCCTCCATACGTGCGGGGCATCATCAACCTGCGGGGCACTACGATCCCGATTCTGGACCTGCGCCTGCGCATGGGCCTGTCCGATCGGGACGGCGACGCCAGAGAGCAGCGTATTTTGGTCGTGGAGAGCCGGGGTCGCATCGCCGGCCTACTGGTGGATCGGGTCTACCAGGTCGTGCGCGTCTCAAGCGAACAACTTGAGCGCGCTGCGAACGGTCGGGAAGGCTTCGTACAGGCCGTGGTGAAAACGGAAAACGCCCTGTTGAGTTTGCTTAACTTGGAGGCCGTTCTGGGACTCCGAGAGGAAACACCCACTCCAGCGTGA
- a CDS encoding methyl-accepting chemotaxis protein, giving the protein MQRWTLRAKITTTVGGMILVLAGSLTAFYVQWMGRKLEAAFEVKGRQAAQSLAQLSAYSILLQDAEQIRSLAQQLAKANPEIVAAAVYDKDNTLLGGLKAETFPKLAPSPEQTQVGRLRSRSQELLDVLTPVHNEAGERIGLARVALTLAPVRAEQRSALLAGLSASAAATLLASVVLLLLSRMIVRPVQHLQEAARRVTEGDLEARVRIRQQDELGELAGAFNHMVEHLAETLEAISQQRERAEEAQRAAERVQMELEARQAHLEQYVSRMGDVIEQITAGDLTPRFESSSEDAQLNRLSEHLNTMVADLRGMIQHVRDAAAAVLDASVQISSSTEEMAAAMHQQTEQARQVAQAIEQMTRAITENARHAMQATETARQANSTAAEGREAVGRMVEGMRRIEQVVRQAAETVKGLGTSSEQIGKIVRVIDEIADQTNLLALNAAIEAARAGEQGRGFAVVADEVRKLAERTTVATKEIAAMIEQIQAETARSVDSIRRGTEEVQQGIVLAQQAGQVIESIVGVVGQMSARVEEIAAATEEQSRVSETISRNVEAITVVSQQTAGSTRQVAQAADGLHQLTLKLQSVVERFRLDSGASAAARRAGSPAAVMANGHKRTSGKE; this is encoded by the coding sequence ATGCAGCGCTGGACGCTACGGGCCAAGATCACCACCACGGTGGGTGGGATGATCTTGGTGCTGGCCGGATCCCTGACGGCCTTTTATGTGCAATGGATGGGTCGCAAGCTCGAAGCCGCCTTTGAGGTCAAAGGCCGCCAGGCCGCGCAAAGCCTGGCCCAGCTCTCCGCCTACAGTATTTTGCTCCAGGACGCGGAGCAGATCCGCAGCCTGGCCCAGCAACTAGCCAAGGCCAACCCCGAGATCGTGGCCGCGGCCGTATACGATAAGGACAATACCCTGCTAGGCGGGCTCAAAGCTGAGACGTTTCCCAAGTTAGCCCCAAGCCCGGAACAGACCCAGGTGGGGCGACTGCGATCCCGTTCGCAGGAGCTACTGGACGTGCTCACGCCCGTGCACAACGAGGCCGGCGAACGCATCGGCCTAGCCCGCGTGGCCTTAACGCTCGCCCCGGTGCGCGCCGAACAACGCAGCGCGCTCTTGGCTGGCCTGAGCGCCTCGGCCGCGGCCACGCTGCTGGCCTCAGTGGTGCTGCTGCTCTTAAGCCGCATGATCGTTCGTCCTGTTCAGCATCTCCAGGAGGCCGCGCGCCGGGTTACGGAGGGAGACCTAGAGGCCCGCGTCAGGATCCGCCAGCAAGATGAGCTGGGTGAGCTAGCGGGCGCCTTCAACCATATGGTCGAGCACCTGGCCGAAACCCTGGAAGCCATCAGCCAGCAGCGCGAACGAGCCGAAGAGGCCCAGCGCGCCGCGGAACGCGTGCAGATGGAACTGGAAGCGCGCCAGGCTCACCTGGAGCAATACGTAAGCCGCATGGGCGATGTGATCGAGCAGATCACAGCCGGGGACTTGACGCCGCGCTTTGAGTCCTCCTCTGAGGACGCCCAACTGAACCGCCTAAGCGAGCACCTGAACACAATGGTCGCCGACCTGCGGGGCATGATCCAGCATGTGCGCGACGCAGCGGCGGCCGTCTTAGACGCCAGCGTGCAGATCTCCTCGAGCACCGAGGAGATGGCCGCGGCCATGCACCAGCAGACCGAGCAGGCGCGTCAGGTCGCGCAGGCCATCGAGCAGATGACGCGTGCGATCACGGAAAACGCCCGGCATGCCATGCAAGCCACGGAGACGGCCCGACAGGCCAACTCGACCGCCGCAGAGGGTCGGGAGGCCGTTGGCCGCATGGTCGAGGGCATGCGGCGAATCGAGCAGGTCGTCCGGCAGGCCGCGGAAACCGTCAAAGGCTTGGGGACCTCTAGCGAGCAAATCGGCAAAATCGTGCGCGTAATCGACGAGATCGCCGATCAGACCAACCTGCTCGCCCTAAACGCCGCCATCGAGGCCGCTCGGGCCGGCGAACAAGGCCGGGGCTTTGCGGTGGTGGCCGACGAGGTGCGCAAGCTCGCCGAGCGCACCACCGTGGCCACGAAAGAGATCGCGGCCATGATCGAACAGATTCAGGCCGAAACGGCCCGCTCGGTGGATTCGATCCGGCGCGGCACAGAGGAAGTCCAGCAGGGCATCGTGCTGGCACAGCAGGCCGGACAGGTGATCGAGTCCATCGTGGGCGTCGTAGGCCAGATGAGCGCCCGCGTAGAGGAGATCGCCGCAGCCACAGAGGAGCAATCGCGCGTTTCGGAGACAATCAGCCGCAACGTCGAGGCCATTACGGTCGTCTCCCAGCAGACCGCCGGCAGCACCCGACAGGTGGCGCAGGCGGCTGATGGGCTGCACCAACTCACGCTTAAACTGCAGAGCGTGGTGGAGCGCTTCCGCCTGGACTCTGGGGCTTCTGCTGCGGCCCGTCGCGCAGGCTCCCCTGCCGCCGTGATGGCGAATGGACACAAGCGCACCAGTGGCAAGGAATAA